The Rhodococcus rhodochrous DNA window CACGGTCCGTCCTGTCCGGCAGGCACCGGATCCCGCACGGACTCGACGGCATCCACGCGTGCACCGGTGTCGTACCGGCCCGAGTCACCACGACCCCCGCTCGGCACGCTCGGCGGCCGCGCGCAGGCGGGCGAGATAACGGGTGTCCGCCCGGTCCACGGCGAGGACCGCGACGAAGTCGGCTACCCCGAAGTCCGGGTCGTGGGCCGGTTCACCACAGATCCGGGCACCGAGCCGCAGGTATCCGCGCAGCAGCGGCGGGACGACCGGGCGCGGCAACGGAGCAATCTCGTCGAGCGGGTGGCCGTCGACCACCACGGGATTCAGCGGTCGGACCCGCGCTGCGGGTTCGACGGCGTGTCGTTCGAGCAGCAGGTCGCGCACGGCCCGGACGTTCGACGCCTCGGGCTCGTCGGGCGTCGTGCGCATGGGCACCGAGACGCATCCGACGACCTCGTTGTGTCCGGTCGCCTCGAGATAGTGCAGGATGCCGGCCCACATCAGGGTCAGGACCGACCCGGAACGGTGGGCGGGATCGACGCAGGCCCTGCCCATCTCCACCAGGCCGCGCCCGTGTGGGTCGAGTGCGGAGAGATCGAATTCGGTGGCGGTGTAGTACCCACCGGCCTCGCGGGCGGCTTCGGGTGGCAGCATCCGGTAACAGCCGACGACGTCGTCGGTGACCCGATCGCGCACCAGCACGTGGTCGCAGAACTCGTCGAACCGGTCGGCGTCGGATCCGTCCCCCGCATCGGGGATCCGGAAGCCGGGTTCACCGGAGAAGACCCGGTACCGAAGACGTTGCGCAGCCAGGCGATCCGACGCTTCGGTCGACACGACGAGGGAGTAGCGGGGGCCGGACAGGACGGGAGCGGTGAATCCACTCGGGCGGTACAGCACCGGCGATGTGGTCATGCCCCAAGGTGTAACGACCGTGGGAGGCGCGTCGGCGGCGACGGGGTGTCGCGGCGATGCATCGCCGATGAACACTCCCGCAGAATGCACGCGGCCCCGCTCCTTTCGAAGGAGCGGGGCCGCGCAGGGATCGATCTGCCGGAGCGGATCAGCCCTTGTGCTTCTTGACCTCTTCGGTCAGCTGCGGAGCGACGTTGAACAGGTCGCCGACGACGCCGTAGTCCGCGATCTCGAAGATCGGAGCCTCTTCGTCCTTGTTGACGGCGACGATGGTCTTCGACGTCTGCATGCCGGCGCGGTGCTGGATGGCGCCGGAGATGCCGAGCGCGACGTACAGCTGCGGGGAGACCGTCTTACCGGTCTGACCGACCTGGAACTGGCCCGGGTAGTAGCCCGAGTCGACGGCGGCGCGGGAAGCACCGACGGCGGCACCGAGCGAGTCGGCGAGCTCCTCGACGACGGAGAACTTGTCGGCCGAACCGACACCGCGGCCACCGGAGACGACGATCGACGCCTCGGTCAGCTCCGGACGGTCGCCGCCGACGATCGGATCGCGCGAGACGATCTTCACGGCGTTCTCTTCCTGGGCCGGAACCTCGACGGCCACGCGCTCGGCGGCGGCAGCCTCGGGCTTGGCCTCGATGGCACCCGGGCGGATGGAGATCACGGGGACCTCACCGTTGGCCTTGGCGTCGACGGTGAACGCGCCACCGAAGATCGAGTGCACGGCGGAGCCGTCGGCCTTGACGTCGACGACATCGACGAGCAGACCGGAGCCGATGCGGGCGGCGAGGCGGCCCGACACCTCCTTGCCCTCGACGGACGCGGCGGTGATGACGGCGGCGGGGCTGGTGGACTCGACGAGCGACGCGAGGACGTCGACCTTCGGGGTCACCAGGTAGTTGTCGACGTCTTCGGACTCGGCGGCGTAGACCTTGACCGCACCGGCGGCGGCGAGGGCGTCCTGCAGCGCGTCGGCGGTGCCGGGGGCACCTGCAACGACGGCGGAGGGCTCGCCGAGCACACGCGCGGCGGTGATGAGTTCGGTGCTGACCTTCTTGAGCGCGCCCTCGGCATGCTCGACGAGCACGAGTACTTCTGCCATTACTACTTCTCTCCTAGATATGTCAGATGTTGTCGCGGGGCGCGATCAGATGATCTTCTGGCCGACCAGGTACTGAGCGATCTTGCTGCCGCCGTCGCCCTCGTCGGTGACGCGCTCACCCGCGGTGCGCGGGGGCTTCGGGGTCACACCGGTGACGGTGGACGCAGCGTTTGCAACACCGAAGATCTCGGGATCGAGACCGATGTCGGCGAGGGTGAGGGTCTGAACTTCCTTCTTCTTGGCGGCCATGATGCCCTTGAAGGAGGGGAAGCGGGGCTCGTTGATCTTCTCGGTGACCGAGACGATGGCGGGGAGCGGAGCCTCGATGCCGAAGACGCCCTCGTCGGTCTCGCGCTCGCCGGAGGCCTTGCCGTCCGCGATCGTGAGCTTGCGCAGGTGCGTCAGGTGGGGCAGGCCCAGGTACTCGGCGATGATCGCGGGCACGGCGCCCACGCGACCGTCGGTGGCCTCGTTACCGGCGATGACCAGCTCGACACCCTCGATCTGGCCGAGTGCAGCGGCGATCGCGTACGCGGTCTGGATCGAGTCGGAGCCGTGCATGGCGGGATCGTTGAGGTGGATCGCCTTGTCGGCGCCCATGGACAGCGCCTTGCGGATGGCGTCGGTGGCGCGGTCCGGGCCGGCGGTCAGAACGGTGACCTCGCCGCCGTCGCGCTCCTTGATGAGCAGAGCTTCCTCGACGGCGCGCTCGTTGATCTCGT harbors:
- a CDS encoding GNAT family N-acetyltransferase; the protein is MTTSPVLYRPSGFTAPVLSGPRYSLVVSTEASDRLAAQRLRYRVFSGEPGFRIPDAGDGSDADRFDEFCDHVLVRDRVTDDVVGCYRMLPPEAAREAGGYYTATEFDLSALDPHGRGLVEMGRACVDPAHRSGSVLTLMWAGILHYLEATGHNEVVGCVSVPMRTTPDEPEASNVRAVRDLLLERHAVEPAARVRPLNPVVVDGHPLDEIAPLPRPVVPPLLRGYLRLGARICGEPAHDPDFGVADFVAVLAVDRADTRYLARLRAAAERAERGSW
- a CDS encoding electron transfer flavoprotein subunit alpha/FixB family protein — translated: MAEVLVLVEHAEGALKKVSTELITAARVLGEPSAVVAGAPGTADALQDALAAAGAVKVYAAESEDVDNYLVTPKVDVLASLVESTSPAAVITAASVEGKEVSGRLAARIGSGLLVDVVDVKADGSAVHSIFGGAFTVDAKANGEVPVISIRPGAIEAKPEAAAAERVAVEVPAQEENAVKIVSRDPIVGGDRPELTEASIVVSGGRGVGSADKFSVVEELADSLGAAVGASRAAVDSGYYPGQFQVGQTGKTVSPQLYVALGISGAIQHRAGMQTSKTIVAVNKDEEAPIFEIADYGVVGDLFNVAPQLTEEVKKHKG
- a CDS encoding electron transfer flavoprotein subunit beta/FixA family protein → MTNIVVLIKQVPDTWSERKLSDGDYTLDREAADAVLDEINERAVEEALLIKERDGGEVTVLTAGPDRATDAIRKALSMGADKAIHLNDPAMHGSDSIQTAYAIAAALGQIEGVELVIAGNEATDGRVGAVPAIIAEYLGLPHLTHLRKLTIADGKASGERETDEGVFGIEAPLPAIVSVTEKINEPRFPSFKGIMAAKKKEVQTLTLADIGLDPEIFGVANAASTVTGVTPKPPRTAGERVTDEGDGGSKIAQYLVGQKII